In one Lycorma delicatula isolate Av1 chromosome 5, ASM4794821v1, whole genome shotgun sequence genomic region, the following are encoded:
- the LOC142325406 gene encoding uncharacterized protein LOC142325406, which produces MNKCFNIIKWVTKPIRIFRKKTQTRSNQECTEIVLDVHGELYSAVQEIFDRNNIIKQLKDEVKNIQEEHKNIVNDLNEKISRVNQENETLKIELCEAKDNIFHRENIIQDIKIEFLDGCKKLEQAEKEITNSEEKISRLNYERILDKKRIEELSTIEKDYKDFIESLLITLDLDISTDQKKHEDDMHAEGDTKTDIIKKADKIISDSKVSLKQVDIKRRYSDRSLQKFTLYTASKPLPLFYDLYTVTPLRKTASWPYLPATGIDQIFPAKLQTEEKCNNVASQKESLESTNSISPIIMG; this is translated from the coding sequence atgaataaatgttttaatattataaaatgggtTACGAAACCTATTagaatatttcgtaaaaaaacacAAACGAGATCAAATCAAGAATGTACAGAAATAGTACTGGATGTACACGGAGAACTGTACAGTGCAGTTCAAGAAATATTTGatagaaataacataataaaacagttaaaagatGAAGTTAAGAACATCCAGGAGGAACACAAAAACattgtaaatgatttaaatgaaaaaattagtcGGGTGAACCAagagaatgaaacattaaaaattgaattatgtgAGGCAAAGGATAATATATTTCAtagagaaaatataatacaagatattaaaatagaatttcttgACGGTTGTAAAAAATTAGAACAAGCAGAGAAAGAAATTACcaattctgaagaaaaaatttcacgTTTAAATTACGAaagaattttagataaaaaaagaatcgaGGAATTAAGTACAATCGAAAaagattataaagattttatcgAATCTCTTTTGATCACTCTTGATCTTGATATCTCAACAGATCAGAAGAaacatgaggatgatatgcatgctGAAGGAGATACAAAAACTGATATCATTAAAAaagcagataaaattatttctgacagTAAGGTATCGTTAAAGCAGGTTGATATTAAGAGACGGTATTCTGATAGAAGTCTTCAGAAATTTACGTTATATACAGCCTCGAAACCACTACCATTATTCTATGACTTGTATACAGTCACGCCACTTCGTAAAACTGCTTCATGGCCATATCTGCCAGCAACTGGAATCGATCAAATATTTCCTGCTAAACTGCAAACCGAAGAGAAATGTAATAACGTAGCTTCTCAAAAAGAGTCACTGGAATCAACGAATAGCATTTCCCCTATCATTATGGGTTAG